Proteins from a genomic interval of Streptomyces sp. NBC_01445:
- a CDS encoding DUF6314 family protein → MSEAWPVPDVLAHLAGRWHVERTVRDLAGDAVGTFSGTTDFTYEDGGGLLHHEAGTFVWHGAARPAERNLRFVPGDAPGTAVVRFSDGRFFHDLDLRTGRHTADHPCAADLYRGGFEVTGPDHWRMEWRVKGPAKDLVLTTEYARAAA, encoded by the coding sequence ATGAGTGAGGCCTGGCCGGTTCCCGACGTGCTGGCCCATCTGGCGGGGCGCTGGCACGTCGAGCGAACGGTGCGCGACCTCGCCGGCGACGCGGTCGGCACCTTCTCCGGGACCACCGACTTCACGTACGAGGACGGCGGCGGGCTGCTGCACCACGAGGCGGGCACCTTCGTGTGGCACGGCGCCGCCCGGCCCGCCGAGCGCAACCTGCGTTTCGTGCCGGGCGACGCGCCGGGCACGGCCGTCGTGCGGTTCTCCGACGGCCGCTTCTTCCACGATCTGGACCTGCGCACCGGCCGCCACACGGCGGACCACCCCTGCGCGGCGGACCTCTACCGCGGCGGGTTCGAGGTGACGGGACCGGACCACTGGCGGATGGAGTGGCGGGTCAAGGGCCCCGCGAAGGACCTGGTGCTCACCACCGAGTACGCGCGTGCCGCGGCCTGA
- a CDS encoding histidine phosphatase family protein: MPVRVTLLAAARSASLLAERFDDDRPLDHTGWHEVELASPALVPLAAAELRYCAPTARSRGTAEALGLAPLSQLALRDCDMGRWRGRTLAEVTAVEPGAVDAWLRDPRSAPHGGESLLAFISRVGGWLDTRPNDDGATVVAVAEPAVVRAALVYALKAPPSTYWNIDVRPLSTAVLTGGAGRWSVRLDAAA, translated from the coding sequence ATGCCCGTTCGCGTGACGCTTCTGGCCGCCGCGCGCAGCGCCTCGCTGCTCGCCGAGCGCTTCGACGACGACCGGCCCCTCGACCACACCGGCTGGCACGAGGTGGAGCTGGCCTCGCCCGCGCTGGTGCCGCTCGCCGCGGCGGAGCTGCGCTACTGCGCGCCCACCGCCCGCAGCCGCGGCACCGCCGAGGCGCTGGGCCTCGCGCCCCTGTCCCAACTCGCCCTGCGTGACTGCGACATGGGCCGCTGGCGCGGGCGCACGCTCGCCGAGGTGACGGCCGTCGAGCCGGGCGCCGTCGACGCCTGGCTGCGCGACCCGCGCTCGGCGCCGCACGGCGGGGAGTCGCTGCTCGCGTTCATATCCCGGGTCGGCGGCTGGCTCGACACGCGGCCGAACGACGACGGGGCGACGGTCGTGGCGGTAGCCGAGCCGGCCGTCGTACGGGCGGCCCTCGTCTACGCGCTCAAGGCGCCCCCGTCGACGTACTGGAACATCGACGTCCGCCCCCTGTCGACCGCCGTCCTCACGGGGGGCGCGGGCCGCTGGAGCGTACGGCTCGACGCCGCGGCCTGA
- a CDS encoding PP2C family protein-serine/threonine phosphatase: MIRNHPRTPSRPPRTFFRSRLARSRSLRVRRALDLVLPTAWGAVAITFKLACPLAQQTGLGARIASSAVFFAVGTGLILHVRRGLQRELRQLRRIAGAAQNVLLRPLPPRIDGLAIAAGQLSADRGATVGGDLYEVIATDHGVRVVMGDVRGHGLDALATVAAVLGSFREAAHDEAELTCVLRRLERAMARHLRERSRDEHPAAGGADPVSPVAEEFVTVLLLEIRQDGEVLALNCGHPWPYLLRSHVGPAAVPRGYAELVVGGEPLPPLGPFPLPAELPVVACGHLLPGEGLLLHTDGLEDARDARGRFFPLPAALAEAVRVQPVVPKAVIRTVYTQLLRHTGGLPADDAALLVLRNDRKRVPLQQGEPRVHSAAQ, encoded by the coding sequence ATGATCCGTAACCATCCGAGGACGCCCTCCCGACCACCCCGCACCTTCTTCAGATCCCGGCTCGCCCGCTCCCGCTCCCTTCGCGTCCGCCGCGCGCTCGATCTGGTGCTGCCCACGGCCTGGGGCGCCGTGGCGATCACCTTCAAGCTGGCCTGCCCGCTCGCGCAGCAGACCGGACTCGGGGCGCGCATCGCGTCGAGCGCCGTGTTCTTCGCCGTCGGCACGGGTCTGATCCTCCATGTGCGGCGCGGCCTCCAGCGCGAACTGCGGCAGCTGCGCAGGATCGCGGGGGCCGCACAGAACGTGCTGCTGCGCCCGCTGCCGCCCCGCATCGACGGACTGGCCATCGCGGCGGGACAGCTCTCGGCCGACCGGGGCGCCACCGTGGGCGGGGACCTCTACGAGGTCATCGCCACCGACCACGGCGTGCGGGTCGTCATGGGGGACGTCCGCGGGCACGGCCTCGACGCCCTCGCGACCGTCGCCGCCGTCCTCGGCAGCTTCCGCGAGGCGGCGCACGACGAGGCCGAACTGACCTGCGTACTGAGGCGACTTGAGCGTGCCATGGCCCGGCATCTGCGCGAACGGTCACGGGACGAGCACCCCGCGGCCGGCGGCGCCGACCCCGTCAGTCCGGTCGCGGAGGAGTTCGTCACCGTGCTGCTCCTGGAGATCAGGCAGGACGGGGAGGTGCTGGCGCTCAACTGCGGGCACCCGTGGCCGTATCTGCTGCGCAGCCATGTGGGTCCCGCGGCTGTCCCGCGTGGCTACGCGGAGCTGGTCGTGGGCGGTGAGCCCCTGCCGCCGCTCGGCCCGTTCCCGCTCCCGGCCGAGCTGCCCGTCGTGGCGTGCGGGCACCTTCTTCCCGGGGAGGGGCTGCTGCTCCACACCGACGGGCTCGAGGATGCGCGGGACGCCCGCGGCCGGTTCTTCCCGCTGCCCGCCGCGCTCGCCGAGGCCGTGCGCGTCCAGCCGGTCGTGCCCAAGGCCGTCATCCGTACCGTGTACACCCAACTCTTGCGCCACACGGGCGGGTTGCCGGCCGACGACGCCGCGCTCCTCGTCCTGCGCAACGACCGCAAGCGAGTCCCCTTGCAGCAGGGGGAGCCCCGCGTCCACAGTGCTGCCCAGTGA
- the argJ gene encoding bifunctional glutamate N-acetyltransferase/amino-acid acetyltransferase ArgJ, whose protein sequence is MSVTAAKGFTAAGIAAGIKQNGNPDLALVVNNGPRLAAAGVFTSNRVKAAPVLWSEQVLKGGLVSAVVLNSGGANACTGPKGFQDTHATAEKVAEALGLNAGEVAVASTGLIGELLPMDKLLPGVDTAVAQLSAHGGEKAAVAIKTTDSVHKTAVFEGDGWTVGGMAKGAGMLAPGLATMLVVLTTDADLEADVLDKALRDATKVTFDRVDSDGCMSTNDTVLLLASGAAEVAPEYAEFAEAVRTVCDDLGRQLIGDAEGASKDIRVDVVNAATEDDAVEVGRSIARNNLLKCAIHGEDPNWGRVLSAIGTTSAAFEPDQLNVAINGVWVCKNGGVGEDRELVDMRFREVVITADLAAGSETATIWTNDLTADYVHENSAYSS, encoded by the coding sequence GTGAGTGTGACGGCAGCCAAGGGATTCACGGCCGCGGGCATCGCCGCCGGGATCAAGCAGAACGGCAACCCGGACCTGGCCCTCGTGGTCAACAACGGGCCCCGCCTGGCCGCCGCGGGCGTCTTCACCTCCAACCGCGTGAAGGCGGCGCCGGTCCTGTGGTCAGAGCAGGTCCTCAAGGGCGGGCTCGTGTCCGCCGTCGTCCTCAACTCCGGTGGCGCCAACGCCTGTACGGGCCCGAAGGGCTTCCAGGACACGCACGCCACGGCGGAGAAGGTCGCGGAGGCGCTCGGCCTGAACGCGGGCGAGGTCGCCGTCGCTTCGACCGGCCTCATCGGCGAACTCCTCCCCATGGACAAGCTCCTGCCCGGCGTCGACACGGCGGTCGCCCAGCTCAGCGCGCACGGCGGTGAGAAGGCCGCCGTCGCCATCAAGACCACCGACTCCGTGCACAAGACCGCGGTGTTCGAGGGCGACGGGTGGACGGTCGGCGGCATGGCCAAGGGCGCGGGCATGCTCGCTCCCGGCCTCGCCACCATGCTCGTCGTCCTGACGACGGACGCCGACCTGGAGGCCGACGTCCTGGACAAGGCCCTGCGGGACGCCACCAAGGTCACCTTCGACCGCGTCGACTCCGACGGCTGCATGTCGACGAACGACACCGTGCTGCTCCTGGCCTCCGGTGCCGCCGAAGTCGCCCCCGAATACGCCGAGTTCGCCGAGGCCGTCCGCACGGTCTGCGACGACCTCGGACGCCAGCTCATCGGCGACGCCGAGGGCGCCAGCAAGGACATCAGGGTCGACGTCGTCAACGCCGCGACCGAGGACGACGCCGTCGAGGTGGGCCGCTCCATCGCCCGTAACAACCTCCTCAAGTGCGCGATCCACGGCGAGGACCCCAACTGGGGCCGGGTGCTGTCCGCGATCGGCACGACGTCCGCCGCCTTCGAGCCCGACCAGCTGAACGTCGCCATCAACGGCGTCTGGGTCTGCAAGAACGGCGGCGTCGGCGAGGACCGCGAGCTCGTCGACATGCGCTTCCGGGAGGTCGTCATCACCGCCGACCTGGCGGCCGGCTCCGAGACCGCGACGATCTGGACCAACGACCTGACCGCGGACTACGTCCACGAGAACAGCGCGTACAGCTCATGA
- a CDS encoding DUF1918 domain-containing protein, with translation MRATKGDHLRVHGRTVGEHDRVAEIVEIMGHDGEPPFRVRFQDGHEAVMSPGPDSVVQHEEPAP, from the coding sequence ATGCGTGCCACGAAGGGCGACCATCTGCGGGTGCACGGCAGGACCGTGGGCGAGCACGACCGGGTCGCGGAAATCGTCGAAATCATGGGCCACGACGGCGAGCCGCCGTTCAGGGTCCGCTTCCAGGACGGCCACGAGGCGGTGATGTCACCGGGTCCCGACTCCGTCGTGCAGCACGAGGAGCCGGCCCCCTAG
- a CDS encoding 3-hydroxybutyryl-CoA dehydrogenase: protein MGDIQRVGVVGCGQMGAGIAEVCARAGLDVMVAETTGEALEIGRTRLHNSLSKAAERGKISAEELAETQDRLSFTTDLGEFSDRDLVIEAVVENEQVKTEIFQVLDQVVTRQDAILASNTSSIPLVKLAVATSRPDHVIGIHFFNPAPVQKLVELIPALTTSEGTISRAQALVEKVLGKHAIRAQDRSGFVVNALLIPYLLSAIRMFESGIASREDIDNGMELGCAHPMGPLKLADLIGLDTVASVADSMYAEFKEPLYAAPPLLQRMVDAGRLGRKTGSGFYQYS, encoded by the coding sequence ATGGGGGACATCCAGCGCGTCGGAGTGGTGGGCTGCGGCCAGATGGGAGCGGGGATCGCGGAGGTCTGCGCCCGCGCCGGTCTGGACGTCATGGTGGCGGAGACCACCGGTGAGGCCCTGGAGATCGGCCGTACACGGCTGCACAACTCCCTCTCCAAGGCGGCCGAGCGCGGCAAGATCAGTGCGGAGGAGCTGGCCGAGACCCAGGATCGCCTGAGCTTCACCACCGACCTCGGGGAGTTCTCCGACCGGGACCTCGTCATCGAGGCCGTCGTCGAGAACGAGCAGGTCAAGACCGAGATCTTCCAGGTGCTCGACCAGGTCGTCACCCGGCAGGACGCCATCCTGGCGTCCAACACCTCCTCGATCCCGCTGGTCAAGCTGGCCGTGGCGACCTCGCGCCCCGATCACGTCATCGGTATCCACTTCTTCAACCCGGCGCCCGTGCAGAAGCTCGTCGAGCTGATCCCGGCCCTCACCACCTCCGAGGGCACGATCAGCCGCGCCCAGGCCCTGGTCGAGAAGGTCCTCGGCAAGCACGCGATCCGCGCCCAGGACCGCTCCGGCTTCGTGGTCAACGCGCTGCTGATCCCGTACCTGCTCTCCGCGATCCGGATGTTCGAGTCGGGCATCGCCAGCCGCGAGGACATCGACAACGGCATGGAGCTCGGCTGCGCCCACCCCATGGGCCCGCTCAAGCTCGCCGACCTCATCGGCCTCGACACCGTCGCCTCGGTCGCCGACTCGATGTACGCGGAGTTCAAGGAGCCCCTGTACGCCGCTCCCCCGCTGCTCCAGCGGATGGTCGACGCGGGCCGTCTCGGCCGCAAGACGGGCTCGGGTTTCTACCAGTACTCGTGA
- a CDS encoding glycoside hydrolase family 10 protein → MRHLSRRGFAVAAAAALTGLAAGDAVASGSGHAPVARDMRGMWLATVANRDWPSKPGLSAAQQRTELIAHLDTAVGRHLNAVVFQVRPTADALWPSPYEPWSGVLTGVQGKDPGWDPLGTAVAEAHRRGLELHAWFNPYRIANHTDLSRLVPTHPARRHPDWVVPYGGKLYYNPGLPEVRKFVQDAMLDAVRRYDIDAVHWDDYFYPYPVAGQVFDDDAAYAAHGGNFPDRASWRRDNTDRLVREMAASVKRIRPRTQFGISPFGVWRNAATDPLGSDTRAGVQTYDDLHADTRKWVREHWIDYICPQVYWNIGFAAADYAKLVPWWSDVARGTGVRLYAGEALYKAGDPAQPAEWQDPAELSRHLTFAEHYPQVNGHVFFSAKEVGADRIGAMARVVEDHY, encoded by the coding sequence ATGAGGCATTTGTCACGCAGGGGCTTCGCGGTCGCGGCGGCGGCCGCGCTGACCGGGCTCGCCGCCGGGGACGCGGTCGCCTCCGGGTCCGGCCACGCTCCGGTGGCCCGCGACATGCGGGGCATGTGGCTGGCGACGGTGGCCAACCGCGACTGGCCCTCGAAGCCGGGCCTGAGCGCCGCCCAGCAGCGTACGGAGCTCATCGCGCACCTCGACACCGCGGTGGGCCGGCACCTGAACGCCGTGGTCTTCCAGGTGCGGCCGACGGCCGACGCGCTCTGGCCCTCCCCGTACGAGCCCTGGTCGGGCGTCCTCACCGGGGTGCAGGGCAAGGATCCGGGCTGGGACCCGCTCGGCACGGCCGTCGCGGAGGCGCACCGGCGCGGGCTCGAACTGCACGCCTGGTTCAACCCCTACCGCATCGCGAACCACACGGACCTCTCCCGCCTCGTGCCCACGCACCCGGCCCGCCGGCACCCCGACTGGGTCGTCCCCTACGGCGGGAAGCTCTACTACAACCCGGGCCTGCCCGAGGTGCGCAAGTTCGTCCAGGACGCGATGCTCGACGCCGTCCGCCGCTACGACATCGACGCCGTGCACTGGGACGACTACTTCTACCCGTATCCGGTCGCGGGCCAGGTCTTCGACGACGACGCGGCCTACGCGGCGCACGGCGGTAACTTCCCGGACCGGGCCTCATGGCGGCGCGACAACACCGACCGCCTCGTGCGCGAGATGGCCGCGAGCGTGAAGCGGATCAGACCACGCACCCAGTTCGGGATCAGCCCCTTCGGGGTGTGGCGCAACGCGGCGACGGACCCGCTCGGCTCGGACACGCGGGCCGGGGTGCAGACATACGACGACCTGCACGCCGACACCCGTAAGTGGGTGCGTGAGCACTGGATCGACTACATCTGCCCGCAGGTCTACTGGAACATCGGCTTCGCCGCCGCGGACTACGCGAAGCTCGTGCCCTGGTGGTCGGACGTCGCACGCGGGACAGGGGTGCGCCTCTACGCGGGCGAGGCGCTCTACAAGGCGGGCGATCCGGCGCAGCCCGCCGAGTGGCAGGATCCGGCCGAACTCTCCCGCCACCTCACCTTCGCCGAGCACTATCCGCAGGTGAACGGACATGTGTTCTTCTCGGCGAAGGAGGTGGGCGCCGACCGGATCGGCGCAATGGCCCGGGTGGTCGAGGACCACTACTAG
- a CDS encoding GNAT family N-acetyltransferase, with amino-acid sequence MTDTHATAPALPDGYEISADTARIDADRVHRWLSTDAYWAMDRAREHQDRAIAGSLNFGVYDSASGEQVAYARVVTDHATFAWLCDVYVDRAVRGKNLGTALVAAVRDHLEPLGLRRIMLATQDAHGVYEKVGFAALAEPGNWMALVLR; translated from the coding sequence ATGACCGACACCCACGCCACAGCCCCCGCACTCCCCGACGGCTACGAGATCTCGGCCGACACCGCCCGCATCGACGCCGACCGCGTGCACCGCTGGCTCTCCACCGACGCCTACTGGGCCATGGACCGCGCCCGCGAACACCAGGACCGGGCGATCGCGGGATCGCTGAACTTCGGGGTGTACGACTCCGCATCCGGCGAGCAGGTCGCGTACGCCCGTGTCGTGACCGACCACGCCACCTTCGCCTGGCTCTGCGACGTCTACGTGGACCGGGCCGTCCGCGGCAAGAACCTGGGCACCGCGCTCGTCGCCGCCGTCCGCGACCACCTGGAGCCGCTCGGCCTGCGCCGCATCATGCTCGCCACTCAGGACGCGCACGGGGTGTACGAGAAGGTCGGCTTCGCGGCGCTCGCCGAGCCGGGGAACTGGATGGCACTCGTCCTGCGGTGA
- a CDS encoding transcriptional regulator, translated as MQPNTLLDAILDEAGISHAGLAAHVNQAGRARGLALRYEHTAVARWLKGQRPRGQVSDLICEVLAARLHRPVTLDDIGLGVPGEPATPHGQSLSGFVERATALWRSDEQQRPHILGAPAVTGTPAVMPVWEWENPPEDTDVSRGGRHRVSAADLEMMRSARTHYEQMYRKAGGIATRTRIVGFLNTEAAPLLRGSYTDETGRQLHRATGGLVAIAGICAYDSDAHGLAQRYFHQALRLAKASGDRGLGAYVIALLVNQSLHMRQYRQSVAFAEAALRAAGRHITPALASDLYAMQAKAYAHLGDGTSALSCIRRAESAADRIRRGHEPDETGYVQPGLVNVQVAEALLSLGDLTSAREHAAAAVHNPAHDRGRVHRLAMLSQIELRQGNAEKAVAIAVEMAEQARGMESQRLRDRLRAVREHLVRNGCAGTAEAAELIDGALRVPL; from the coding sequence ATGCAGCCCAACACCTTGCTCGACGCGATCCTCGACGAGGCCGGGATCTCCCATGCGGGCCTCGCCGCACACGTGAACCAGGCGGGCCGTGCCAGAGGACTCGCCCTGCGCTACGAACACACCGCCGTCGCGCGGTGGTTGAAGGGACAGCGGCCACGGGGCCAGGTGTCCGACCTCATCTGCGAGGTCCTCGCCGCCCGCCTGCACCGCCCCGTCACCCTCGACGACATCGGCCTGGGCGTGCCCGGCGAACCGGCCACCCCGCACGGCCAGAGCCTGTCCGGATTCGTCGAGCGGGCCACCGCCCTGTGGCGCTCGGACGAACAGCAGCGGCCCCACATACTGGGCGCCCCCGCCGTCACCGGGACCCCGGCCGTGATGCCCGTATGGGAGTGGGAGAACCCGCCCGAGGACACCGATGTGTCACGCGGTGGACGTCACCGGGTCAGCGCCGCCGACCTGGAGATGATGCGCTCGGCCCGCACGCACTACGAGCAGATGTACCGCAAGGCCGGCGGCATCGCGACGCGCACCCGCATCGTCGGCTTCCTCAACACGGAGGCGGCGCCCCTGCTGCGCGGCAGCTACACCGACGAGACGGGTCGCCAACTGCACCGCGCCACCGGCGGCCTGGTCGCGATCGCGGGCATCTGCGCCTACGACTCAGACGCGCACGGCCTCGCCCAGCGCTACTTCCACCAGGCGCTGCGCCTCGCCAAGGCGAGCGGTGACCGCGGGCTCGGCGCCTATGTCATCGCCCTCCTGGTCAACCAGTCGCTCCACATGCGGCAGTACCGGCAGTCCGTGGCCTTCGCGGAGGCCGCGCTGCGGGCCGCTGGACGGCACATCACGCCCGCGCTCGCATCGGATCTGTACGCGATGCAGGCCAAGGCGTACGCGCACCTCGGCGACGGCACCAGTGCCCTGTCCTGCATCCGGCGTGCCGAGTCGGCCGCCGACCGCATCCGGCGCGGCCACGAACCGGACGAGACGGGCTATGTCCAGCCCGGACTCGTCAACGTGCAGGTGGCGGAGGCCCTGTTGAGCCTCGGCGACCTCACCTCGGCGCGCGAGCACGCGGCGGCGGCCGTGCACAACCCCGCCCACGACCGGGGACGCGTGCACCGCCTCGCCATGCTCAGCCAGATCGAGCTGAGACAGGGCAATGCCGAGAAGGCCGTCGCGATCGCCGTGGAGATGGCGGAACAGGCACGGGGAATGGAGTCGCAGCGGCTGCGCGACAGACTCCGGGCGGTACGCGAACACCTGGTGCGCAACGGCTGCGCCGGCACGGCCGAGGCCGCCGAACTCATCGACGGGGCACTGCGCGTACCGCTCTGA
- a CDS encoding DUF6745 domain-containing protein produces the protein MTRPRRGPSKITSTPPRSSGERVELAGIIAADWLRHALSARPSDRARAEAAVTGLYRRLGEPAPDFVWVPSPAAARPVLLDAPHRFRPPRLRGTQAPRRPTDWPLVSRLANLVADLRDRLDERTGTAIAWQSWYGTTAPRTMTVPEALAAGSPVRDVVDAVGRHPLRTTVDDAVRAPIRAELMRTEGEAAALTWYGQHDAAWIAHYDIRARVGLATYAHDDVAHLGLWAELARSTGWWWPGQGVCVMSERPAEIHTESQPGALHGELRLHRDDAPAVRYADGAAVHVLHGAHVPEWVLTDPTPERIHAEPNVEVRRSAIERIGWARYIGRAGLRLVSSAPDPGNPDSELQLYDVPLALWGRPTRLLLAVNGSVEPDGHRRRYGLSVPAHFDDPVAAAGWSYGLSGEHYAQLLRRT, from the coding sequence GTGACGCGTCCCCGCAGGGGACCCTCGAAGATCACGTCCACCCCACCCCGCTCCTCAGGCGAGCGCGTCGAGCTGGCGGGGATCATCGCAGCCGACTGGCTCCGCCACGCACTGTCCGCGCGCCCCTCCGACCGGGCGCGCGCCGAAGCCGCCGTCACCGGCCTGTACCGGCGGCTCGGCGAACCCGCCCCCGACTTCGTCTGGGTGCCCTCTCCCGCCGCCGCGCGACCGGTTCTGCTCGACGCGCCGCACCGCTTCCGCCCGCCGCGCCTGCGCGGCACCCAGGCCCCCCGGCGCCCCACCGACTGGCCGCTGGTCTCCCGGCTCGCGAACCTGGTCGCCGACCTCCGCGACCGCCTGGACGAACGGACCGGGACGGCCATCGCCTGGCAGTCCTGGTACGGAACCACCGCCCCCAGGACCATGACCGTCCCCGAGGCACTCGCCGCGGGATCCCCGGTGCGCGACGTGGTGGACGCCGTCGGCCGCCACCCACTGCGCACGACCGTCGACGACGCGGTCCGCGCCCCGATCCGCGCGGAACTGATGCGCACCGAAGGGGAGGCGGCCGCCCTCACCTGGTACGGCCAGCACGACGCCGCGTGGATCGCCCACTACGACATACGTGCTCGCGTCGGCCTCGCCACCTACGCCCACGACGACGTGGCGCATCTCGGCCTGTGGGCCGAACTCGCCCGCTCCACCGGCTGGTGGTGGCCGGGCCAGGGTGTCTGCGTCATGTCCGAGCGGCCGGCCGAGATCCATACGGAATCCCAACCGGGCGCGTTGCACGGTGAGTTGAGGCTGCACCGTGACGACGCCCCGGCCGTCCGTTACGCGGACGGCGCCGCCGTGCACGTCCTGCACGGCGCCCACGTACCGGAGTGGGTCCTCACCGACCCGACCCCCGAGCGCATCCACGCCGAACCGAACGTCGAGGTCAGGCGCAGCGCCATCGAGCGCATCGGCTGGGCCCGCTACATCGGGCGCGCCGGGCTGCGTCTCGTGAGCTCGGCACCCGACCCCGGCAATCCGGACTCCGAGCTGCAGCTGTACGACGTGCCGCTCGCCCTGTGGGGAAGGCCCACGCGGCTGCTGCTCGCGGTGAACGGATCCGTCGAACCCGACGGGCACAGGCGCCGATACGGGCTGAGCGTCCCGGCCCACTTCGACGACCCGGTCGCGGCGGCCGGCTGGTCGTACGGCCTCTCCGGCGAGCACTACGCACAACTCCTGCGCCGCACGTGA
- a CDS encoding NUDIX domain-containing protein, translated as MQWTKQNEQTVYENRWFRVNLADVELPDGRHLDHFVIRLRPVAVATVVNEANEVLLLWRHRFITDSWGWELPAGVVEDGEDIAAAAARELEEETGWRPGPLRHLMSVEPSNGLEDARHHVYWAEEGSYVGHPEDDFESDRREWVPLKLVPDMVARGEVPAANMAAALLMLHHLRLGQDAPGLRR; from the coding sequence GTGCAGTGGACGAAACAGAACGAACAAACTGTGTATGAAAACCGCTGGTTCCGGGTCAATCTCGCGGATGTCGAGCTCCCGGACGGCCGGCATCTCGACCACTTCGTCATACGACTGCGGCCGGTCGCCGTGGCCACCGTGGTCAATGAGGCCAACGAGGTGCTGCTCCTGTGGCGGCACCGCTTCATCACCGACAGCTGGGGCTGGGAGCTCCCGGCGGGGGTGGTCGAGGACGGCGAGGACATCGCCGCCGCGGCCGCCAGGGAACTGGAGGAGGAGACCGGCTGGCGGCCGGGACCCTTACGCCATCTGATGAGCGTGGAGCCGTCCAACGGTCTCGAGGACGCCAGGCACCACGTCTACTGGGCCGAGGAGGGTTCGTACGTCGGCCATCCCGAGGACGACTTCGAGTCGGACCGCCGGGAGTGGGTCCCTCTCAAGCTCGTCCCCGACATGGTCGCCCGCGGCGAGGTCCCGGCCGCCAACATGGCGGCCGCACTGCTGATGCTGCACCATCTCAGGCTGGGGCAGGACGCCCCCGGCCTGCGGCGCTAG
- the argC gene encoding N-acetyl-gamma-glutamyl-phosphate reductase: MAVRVAVAGASGYAGGELLRLLLAHPNVEIGALTGNSNVGQPLGALQPHLVPLADRILEPTTAEVLSGHHVVFLALPHGQSAAVAEQLGEDTLVVDMGADFRLKDEGDWEKFYGSAHAGTWPYGLPELPGARAALEGTKRIAVPGCYPTAVSLALFPAYEAGLAEPEAVIVAASGTSGAGKAPKANLLGSEVMGSMSPYGVGGGHRHTPEMIQNLGAVAGVPVSVSFTPTLAPMPRGILATCSAKAKPGVSAESVRAVYEKAFADEPFVHLLPQGQWPATSSVYGSNAVQVQVAYDSAAGRIIVISAIDNLTKGTAGGALQSMNIALGLDETTGLTTIGVAP, from the coding sequence ATGGCGGTACGCGTAGCAGTGGCAGGAGCAAGCGGATACGCGGGCGGAGAGCTGCTGCGTCTGCTGCTCGCTCATCCCAATGTGGAGATCGGCGCCCTGACCGGCAACTCGAACGTGGGGCAGCCCCTCGGTGCGCTCCAGCCGCACCTGGTGCCGCTGGCCGACCGGATCCTGGAGCCGACGACCGCCGAGGTGCTCTCCGGGCACCACGTGGTCTTCCTCGCGCTGCCGCACGGGCAGTCCGCCGCCGTCGCCGAGCAGCTCGGCGAGGACACGCTCGTCGTGGACATGGGCGCCGACTTCCGGCTGAAGGACGAGGGCGACTGGGAGAAGTTCTACGGCAGCGCGCACGCCGGGACCTGGCCCTACGGGCTCCCCGAGCTGCCCGGCGCGCGCGCCGCGCTGGAGGGCACCAAGCGCATCGCGGTGCCCGGCTGCTACCCGACCGCCGTCTCCCTCGCACTCTTCCCCGCGTACGAGGCCGGGCTCGCCGAGCCGGAGGCCGTGATCGTCGCCGCGTCCGGGACGTCCGGTGCGGGCAAGGCGCCCAAGGCGAACCTCCTCGGTTCCGAGGTCATGGGCTCCATGTCCCCGTACGGCGTGGGCGGCGGCCACCGGCACACCCCCGAGATGATCCAGAACCTGGGCGCCGTCGCCGGTGTGCCGGTCTCCGTCTCCTTCACGCCGACGCTGGCCCCGATGCCGCGCGGCATCCTCGCCACGTGCAGCGCCAAGGCGAAGCCGGGCGTGAGCGCCGAGAGCGTACGGGCCGTCTACGAGAAGGCCTTCGCCGACGAGCCGTTCGTGCACCTGCTTCCGCAGGGGCAGTGGCCCGCGACCTCGTCCGTGTACGGCTCGAACGCCGTGCAGGTGCAGGTCGCGTACGACTCGGCGGCCGGCCGGATCATCGTGATCAGCGCCATCGACAACCTCACCAAGGGCACCGCGGGCGGCGCCCTTCAGAGCATGAACATCGCCCTCGGTCTCGACGAGACCACAGGGCTTACCACGATCGGAGTCGCGCCGTGA